In Vitis riparia cultivar Riparia Gloire de Montpellier isolate 1030 chromosome 19, EGFV_Vit.rip_1.0, whole genome shotgun sequence, the following proteins share a genomic window:
- the LOC117909215 gene encoding phosphatidylinositol/phosphatidylcholine transfer protein SFH13, whose protein sequence is MSGLEEGLGAQDEIRERRSDLENSEDERRRSKIAHLKKKAINASNKFTHSLKKRGKRKIDYRVPSVSIEDVRDAKEESAVHELRQKLLDKDLLPPRHDDYHTLLRFLKAREFNIERTSQMWEEMLYWRKEYGTDTILEDFEFKELEDVLQYYPQGYHGVDKEGRPVYIERLGKAHPSRLMRITTIDRYLKYHVQEFEKALLEKFPACSIAAKRRICSTTTILDVQGLGMKNFTRTAANLVAAMAKIDNNYYPETLHRMFVVNAGPGFKKMLWPAAQKFLDPKTISKIQVLEPKFLCKLLEVIDSSQLPDFLGGSCTCAADGGCLRSNKGPWNDPEIMKLVHNAEATFVRQITRIVNDQQKLESYIQIRPLKGRGSDTMTVESGSDVDDPCSPTGQRSSSFPRLTPVHEEARASDPNFYYSCDDHFGLVDEATGYDQEVGHTQGQSLNDMGNSSSVKISNSGGIPVNRRSNTVKEKVENRNFWFLARMLISFLVRLVAFIHSFPFEFWRRQSSIYPSNVMEDNRNSCSGADETVYKEDPILPCIQRLQSIEKKFEELRNKPAEIPFEKEQILLESLDRIKSVEFDLEKTKRVLHATVMKELEIAELLENLRQSKFRRRRLFC, encoded by the exons ATGTCAG GACTAGAAGAAGGACTGGGGGCTCAAGATGAAATAAGAGAAAGAAGATCAGATTTGGAGAACTCAGAAGATGAGAGACGGAGATCAAAAATTGCCCATCTCAAGAAGAAGGCAATAAATGCTTCGAATAAGTTTACTCATTCTCTTAAGAAAcgaggaaaaaggaaaatagactACAGAGTTCCTTCTGTTTCCATAGAGGATGTACGAGATGCAAAAGAGGAGAGTGCCGTTCATGAATTGCGTCAAAAACTCCTTGACAAGGATTTGTTGCCACCTAGGCATGATGACTATCATACTTTGCTGAG ATTCTTGAAAGCTAGAGAATTTAACATTGAAAGAACGAGCCAGATGTGGGAAGAAATGCTTTATTGGAGAAAGGAATATGGAACAGACACAATTCTGGAG GACTTTGAATTCAAAGAGCTGGAGGATGTCTTACAATACTACCCTCAAGGATACCATGGAGTTGATAAGGAAGGAAGGCCAGTTTACATTGAGAGACTTGGGAAAGCTCACCCCAGTAGGCTTATGCGTATCACCACAATAGATCGCTACTTAAAGTACCATGTCCAAGAGTTTGAAAAGGCTCTACTTGAGAAATTCCCTGCTTGTTCAATTGCAGCAAAGAGACGGATCTGTTCGACAACAACGATATTAGATGTACAAGGCTTG GGTATGAAAAATTTTACTCGAACTGCTGCAAATCTTGTGGCTGCCATGGCTAAGATAGACAATAATTACTACCCTGAG ACACTACATCGAATGTTTGTTGTCAATGCTGGTCCTGGTTTCAAGAAGATGCTTTGGCCTGCTGCACAAAAGTTCCTTGATCCAAAGACAATATCAAAGATACAG GTGCTGGAGCCCAAATTCTTATGTAAACTTCTGGAAGTCATTGACTCAAG TCAACTGCCTGACTTCTTGGGTGGCTCTTGCACATGTGCTGCTGATGGTGGGTGCCTGAGGTCTAATAAAGGTCCATGGAATGATCCTGAAATAATGAAG CTTGTGCATAATGCGGAAGCAACATTTGTGAGGCAAATCACCAGAATAGTTAATGACCAACAGAAACTCGAATCTTATATTCAGATACGCCCTCTGAAG GGGAGAGGTAGTGATACAATGACAGTAGAATCAGGATCAGATGTTGATGATCCTTGTTCTCCAACAGGACAAAGGAGCTCTTCATTTCCACGATTGACCCCTGTTCATGAAGAA GCCAGGGCATCAGATCCAAATTTCTATTACAGCTGTGATGATCATTTTGGTCTGGTTGATGAAGCTACTGGCTACGATCAGGAAGTGGGACATACTCAGGGCCAATCGCTTAATGATATGGGAAATTCTTCTAGTGTGAAAATATCAAATTCAGGAG GTATTCCAGTCAACCGAAGGTCCAATACTGTcaaggaaaaggtggagaacaggaatttttggtttttggcaAGAATGCTGATATCTTTCCTGGTTAGGCTGGTTGCATTTATACATAGTTTTCCCTTTGAATTTTGGAGAAGGCAGAGCAGCATTTATCCATCTAATGTGATGGAAGACAACCGAAACAGCTGTTCAGGAGCTGACGAAACTGTCTACAAAGAAGACCCTATCCTTCCATGTATACAGCGCCTTCAGAGCATAgagaaaaaatttgaggaaCTTAGGAACAAGCCTGCTGAAATTCCTTTTGAAAAGGAGCAAATTCTTCTTGAATCTTTGGATAGAATCAAGTCTGTTGAGTTTGAccttgagaaaacaaagaga GTACTTCATGCTACAGTGATGAAGGAACTTGAGATTGCTGAGCTTCTGGAGAATTTACGACAGTCTAAGTTTCGA CGAAGAAGGCTCTTCTGTTAA